The Oxalobacteraceae bacterium OTU3CINTB1 genome includes a window with the following:
- a CDS encoding SDR family oxidoreductase: MSQLAERVAIVTGASSGIGYEAAKLFARQGARVVATARRQAELDALVDEIERDGGTAVAVAGDIQDEQVARALVEVAVGRFGGLDIAFNNAGTTGEAAPTADLSVANWDAVLATNLTSAFLGAKHQIPAMLARGGGSLIFTSTFVGHTAGFPGMAAYAASKAGLTGLMQVIAVEYGARGIRANVLVPGGTDTEMGRAVCNTPEVRAFVEGLYALKRLARPEEIARAALYLASDASSFTTGTCLMADGGVSVNRT, from the coding sequence ATGAGTCAGTTAGCGGAAAGAGTGGCGATCGTCACCGGGGCCAGTTCCGGCATTGGCTACGAGGCGGCCAAATTGTTCGCGCGGCAGGGCGCGCGCGTGGTGGCGACGGCGCGCAGACAGGCCGAGCTTGACGCGCTCGTGGACGAGATCGAGCGGGACGGCGGGACGGCGGTCGCCGTCGCCGGCGACATCCAGGACGAACAGGTGGCGCGCGCGCTGGTGGAGGTGGCGGTTGGCCGCTTCGGCGGGCTCGATATCGCCTTCAACAACGCCGGCACAACTGGCGAGGCGGCGCCGACGGCCGATCTGTCCGTCGCCAACTGGGACGCGGTGCTTGCCACCAATCTGACCAGCGCCTTCCTGGGCGCGAAGCACCAGATTCCGGCGATGCTGGCGCGGGGCGGCGGTTCGCTGATCTTCACGTCCACCTTCGTCGGCCACACGGCCGGCTTTCCCGGCATGGCGGCGTATGCGGCCAGCAAGGCCGGCTTGACCGGCCTGATGCAGGTGATCGCGGTGGAATACGGCGCGCGCGGCATCCGCGCCAACGTCCTTGTGCCCGGTGGCACGGATACGGAGATGGGGCGCGCCGTCTGCAATACGCCGGAAGTGCGCGCCTTTGTCGAAGGACTGTACGCGCTCAAGCGGCTGGCGCGGCCGGAGGAAATCGCGCGGGCGGCGTTGTATCTGGCCTCCGACGCGTCGAGCTTCACCACCGGCACCTGCCTGATGGCCGACGGTGGCGTTTCGGTCAACCGCACCTGA
- a CDS encoding nuclear transport factor 2 family protein, producing the protein MSKQIIASAANTVYRDPIEVLKEFLENTAPEKVEAASKRLVAPDATYVSLNFDNPELKQIEPWAGTSKGPEGFSSTFARVARFWTIEEFGIIDIFGAGDDVAVFGAFTYRSVAVGTSFRSPFSIHAKVKDGKIVYFQFMEDTYASASSFRQGGSWTVKTDPDLPAFEVGKHY; encoded by the coding sequence ATGTCGAAGCAAATTATTGCGAGTGCCGCAAACACGGTTTATCGTGACCCGATCGAGGTCCTCAAGGAGTTTCTTGAAAATACAGCACCGGAAAAAGTCGAGGCCGCTTCAAAACGTTTGGTCGCGCCCGACGCGACCTACGTCTCGTTAAATTTCGATAATCCGGAGCTAAAGCAGATCGAACCCTGGGCGGGTACATCCAAAGGTCCGGAGGGTTTTAGCAGCACCTTCGCACGCGTGGCCAGGTTCTGGACGATCGAGGAGTTCGGAATTATCGACATCTTCGGTGCGGGTGACGACGTCGCCGTGTTCGGCGCATTCACTTACCGGTCGGTAGCCGTCGGCACCTCCTTCCGTTCGCCATTCTCGATCCATGCAAAAGTGAAGGACGGGAAAATCGTTTACTTCCAGTTCATGGAGGATACCTACGCGTCTGCTTCGTCCTTCAGGCAGGGCGGCAGCTGGACGGTGAAGACCGACCCGGATCTGCCGGCATTTGAAGTAGGAAAGCACTACTGA
- a CDS encoding DEAD/DEAH box helicase — protein MKPRENIDIWHDFHPAVAAWFRASFPAATEAQRRAWPLIQGGSPTLIAAPTGSGKTLTAFLAAIDALVRESGDTPLPDQTRVLYVSPLKALSNDIRVNLLAPLEGIDRELAAMALPPHGIRAAVRTGDTTQAERNAMRRRPPHILVSTPESLYVLLGSDSGRAMLAGVRTVIVDEIHAVAGGKRGSHLSLSLERLDALCKAGGQRAPVRIGLSATQKPLSAVARFLAGGDNDSGRDCAVVDVGHVRARDLGLELPPVPLEAVMPNEVWERVYDRLAELTVLHRTTLVFVNTRRMAERMARHLGERLGAEHVAAHHGSLAKEYRLDAEQRLKRGDLRVLIATASLELGIDIGDVDLVCQIGSPRGIASFLQRVGRSGHHVGGLPKGRLFPTSRDDLVECAALLDCVRRDELDALRIPVAPLDVLAQQIVAEVGGREWREDELFDLVRGAAPYAALERTRFDAVLRMLTEGYTGRQGVRGAYLHRDAVSGTVRARRGGKLTAVTSGGTIPDNADFTVVLEPQGHNIGTVHEDFAVESLAGDVFQLGNTSYRIQRVEAGKVRVEDAHGAAPNIPFWLGEAPGRSDELSAGVARLRGEIDRLLGEKEGGAAIDHATDWLFEHLGLNDDAAGQIVDYLARARSALGALPTRDILVMERFFDASGGMQLVLHSPYGSRINRAWGLALRKRFCRTFNFELQAAATEDAIVLSLSDTHSFPLDEVWRYLRSGSAEHVLIQALLDAPLFNVRWRWNATTALALPRYAGGRKVAPQLQRMKSDDLLAAVFPDQAACLENIVGERELPSHPLVDQTLDDCLHEAMDSEGWLALLRRMEAGEVRLLSRDLPAPSPLAMEILNARPYAFLDDAPLEERRTQAVVNRRWTDPASTDDLGALDAGAIEAVAAEAWPGPRNGDEMHEALMSLACITEDEAAAGDGWRVLLAALAAGGRATRLHGGGADLWVALERLACLRAAYPDAVATPALAIPERLAANDCDEPWTRDDALVEILRARLSGFGPQPLAAIAGPLGLPEGDTAIALARLESEGYVMRGRFTPGATGEEWCERHLLARIHRYTIKSLRREIEPVERQDFMRFLFEWQHLAEDARLRGSESLPTILAQLEGYEAAAGAWESELLALRMEDYSMLWLDDLCRAGKVVWTRVGAPASAAGGPVRATPLVLLPRRQLGLWHALPAVAAEVEVSPRAARVLEALRREGAMFFDELSRDARLLPVELETTLGELVATGLVNADSYAGLRAMLLPAAKRATMDKRRRRGAGPTMEEAGRWALVRRADGVTITERFTGLTVDGGGADDNDAAATPPPAAQARKPATTPVARRPRTDPQTLEHIAMTLLRRYGVMFWRLLEREAAWLPAWRELLPVYHRLEARGEIRGGRFVAGLSGEQFALPEAIPLLREMRPRPHDGGFVGISGVDPLNLCGTLLPGDKVPALAGNRVLFRDGLPVAAIVAGKFRYLQTPDPAERELLHAQLVARR, from the coding sequence ATGAAACCCCGTGAAAATATTGATATCTGGCACGACTTCCATCCCGCCGTGGCGGCGTGGTTCCGCGCCAGCTTTCCCGCCGCCACCGAGGCGCAGCGGCGCGCGTGGCCGCTGATCCAGGGCGGCTCGCCGACGCTGATCGCCGCGCCGACCGGCTCCGGCAAGACCCTGACCGCCTTCCTGGCCGCCATCGACGCGCTGGTGCGCGAGAGCGGCGACACGCCCTTGCCGGACCAGACGCGGGTGCTGTACGTGTCGCCGCTCAAGGCGCTGTCGAACGATATCCGCGTCAACCTGCTGGCGCCATTGGAAGGCATCGACCGCGAGCTGGCCGCGATGGCGCTGCCGCCGCACGGCATCCGCGCCGCCGTGCGCACCGGCGACACCACCCAGGCCGAGCGCAACGCCATGCGCCGCCGGCCGCCGCACATCCTGGTCTCGACGCCGGAGTCGCTGTACGTGCTGCTCGGCTCCGACAGCGGACGCGCCATGCTGGCCGGCGTGCGCACCGTGATCGTCGACGAGATCCACGCCGTCGCCGGCGGCAAGCGCGGGAGTCATCTGTCGCTCAGCCTCGAACGGCTCGACGCGCTGTGCAAGGCGGGCGGGCAGCGCGCGCCGGTGCGCATCGGCCTGTCGGCCACGCAAAAGCCGCTGTCGGCGGTGGCGCGCTTCCTGGCCGGGGGTGATAACGACTCCGGCCGCGATTGCGCGGTGGTCGACGTCGGCCACGTGCGCGCCCGCGACCTCGGGCTGGAACTGCCGCCGGTGCCGCTGGAGGCGGTCATGCCCAACGAGGTGTGGGAGCGCGTCTACGACCGGCTGGCCGAATTGACCGTCCTGCACCGCACCACGCTGGTGTTCGTCAACACCCGGCGCATGGCCGAACGCATGGCGCGCCACCTGGGCGAGCGCCTCGGCGCCGAACACGTGGCCGCGCACCACGGCAGCCTGGCCAAGGAATACCGGCTCGACGCCGAGCAACGCCTCAAGCGCGGCGATCTGCGCGTGCTGATCGCCACCGCCTCGCTGGAGCTGGGCATCGACATCGGCGACGTCGATCTGGTGTGCCAGATCGGCTCCCCACGCGGCATCGCCTCGTTTTTGCAGCGCGTGGGCCGCTCCGGCCACCACGTCGGCGGCCTGCCTAAGGGCCGCCTGTTCCCCACCTCGCGCGACGACCTGGTCGAATGCGCGGCGCTGCTCGACTGCGTTCGCCGCGATGAACTCGACGCGCTGCGCATCCCGGTCGCGCCGCTCGACGTGCTGGCGCAGCAGATCGTCGCCGAAGTGGGCGGACGCGAATGGCGCGAGGACGAGCTGTTCGACCTGGTGCGCGGCGCCGCGCCGTACGCGGCACTGGAACGGACACGCTTCGACGCCGTGCTGCGCATGCTCACCGAAGGCTACACCGGCCGCCAGGGCGTGCGCGGCGCCTACCTGCACCGCGACGCCGTCAGCGGCACCGTCCGCGCGCGGCGCGGCGGCAAGCTGACCGCCGTCACCTCCGGCGGCACCATCCCCGACAACGCCGACTTCACCGTGGTGCTCGAGCCGCAGGGCCACAACATCGGCACCGTGCACGAGGACTTCGCCGTCGAGAGCCTGGCCGGCGACGTTTTCCAGCTCGGGAATACCTCCTACCGCATCCAGCGCGTGGAGGCGGGCAAGGTGCGGGTCGAGGACGCCCACGGCGCCGCCCCCAACATCCCGTTCTGGCTGGGCGAGGCGCCGGGTCGCAGCGACGAACTGTCGGCCGGCGTGGCGCGCCTGCGCGGCGAGATCGACCGCCTTCTCGGCGAGAAGGAAGGCGGCGCCGCCATCGACCATGCCACCGACTGGCTGTTCGAGCACCTTGGTCTGAACGACGACGCCGCCGGCCAGATCGTCGACTACCTGGCCCGCGCGCGCTCCGCGCTCGGCGCGCTGCCGACCCGCGACATCCTGGTGATGGAGCGCTTCTTCGACGCCTCGGGCGGCATGCAGCTGGTGCTGCATTCGCCGTACGGCAGCCGCATCAACCGGGCCTGGGGACTGGCGCTGCGAAAGCGCTTCTGCCGAACCTTCAACTTCGAGCTGCAGGCCGCCGCCACCGAGGACGCGATCGTGCTGTCGCTGTCGGACACCCACAGCTTTCCGCTCGACGAGGTGTGGCGCTACCTGCGCTCGGGCAGCGCCGAGCATGTGCTGATCCAGGCGCTGCTCGACGCGCCACTGTTCAACGTGCGGTGGCGCTGGAACGCCACGACCGCGCTGGCCCTGCCACGCTACGCAGGCGGCCGCAAGGTCGCGCCGCAGCTGCAACGCATGAAGAGCGACGACCTGCTGGCCGCCGTCTTCCCCGACCAGGCGGCGTGCCTGGAGAACATCGTCGGCGAGCGCGAGCTGCCCAGCCATCCGCTGGTCGACCAGACGCTCGACGACTGCCTGCACGAGGCGATGGACAGCGAGGGCTGGCTGGCCCTGCTGCGCCGCATGGAGGCGGGCGAAGTGCGGCTGCTGTCGCGCGACCTGCCGGCGCCTTCGCCGCTGGCGATGGAAATCCTCAACGCCCGGCCCTACGCCTTCCTCGACGACGCCCCGCTGGAGGAACGCCGCACGCAGGCGGTGGTCAACCGCCGCTGGACCGATCCCGCCTCCACCGACGACCTGGGCGCGCTCGACGCCGGCGCCATCGAGGCGGTGGCCGCCGAAGCCTGGCCCGGCCCGCGCAACGGCGACGAAATGCACGAGGCGCTGATGTCGCTGGCCTGCATCACCGAAGACGAGGCGGCGGCCGGCGACGGCTGGCGCGTGCTGCTGGCGGCACTGGCCGCCGGCGGCCGGGCGACGCGCCTGCACGGCGGCGGCGCCGACCTGTGGGTGGCGCTGGAACGCCTGGCGTGCCTGCGCGCGGCCTACCCGGACGCCGTCGCCACGCCGGCGCTGGCGATACCGGAGCGCCTTGCGGCCAACGACTGCGACGAGCCGTGGACACGCGACGACGCGCTGGTCGAGATCCTGCGCGCGCGCCTGAGCGGCTTCGGCCCGCAACCGCTGGCCGCCATCGCCGGCCCGCTCGGTCTGCCGGAGGGCGACACCGCCATCGCGCTGGCCCGGCTCGAAAGCGAAGGCTATGTGATGCGCGGGCGCTTCACCCCCGGCGCCACTGGCGAGGAATGGTGCGAACGGCACCTGCTGGCGCGCATCCACCGCTACACCATCAAAAGCCTGAGGCGCGAGATCGAACCGGTCGAACGCCAGGATTTCATGCGCTTCCTGTTCGAGTGGCAGCACCTGGCCGAGGATGCGCGGCTGCGCGGCAGTGAGTCGCTGCCCACGATACTGGCGCAGCTGGAGGGCTACGAGGCGGCCGCCGGCGCCTGGGAAAGCGAGCTGCTGGCGCTGCGCATGGAGGACTACTCGATGCTGTGGCTCGATGACTTGTGCCGCGCCGGCAAAGTGGTCTGGACGCGGGTCGGCGCGCCGGCCAGCGCCGCCGGCGGCCCGGTGCGCGCCACGCCGCTGGTGCTGCTGCCGCGCCGCCAGCTCGGCCTGTGGCACGCGCTGCCGGCCGTCGCCGCCGAGGTGGAGGTGTCGCCGCGCGCGGCACGCGTGCTCGAGGCGCTGCGGCGCGAGGGCGCCATGTTCTTCGACGAGCTGTCGCGCGACGCCCGGTTGCTGCCGGTCGAACTGGAAACCACGCTGGGCGAGCTGGTGGCGACGGGGCTGGTCAACGCCGACAGCTACGCCGGCCTGCGCGCCATGCTGCTGCCGGCGGCCAAGCGCGCCACCATGGACAAGCGCCGCCGCCGTGGCGCCGGCCCGACGATGGAGGAAGCGGGCCGCTGGGCGCTGGTGCGGCGCGCCGACGGCGTCACCATCACCGAGCGCTTCACCGGGTTGACCGTGGACGGCGGCGGCGCCGACGACAATGATGCGGCGGCCACGCCCCCGCCGGCGGCGCAGGCGCGCAAGCCAGCGACTACACCGGTTGCGCGCAGGCCGCGCACCGATCCGCAAACGCTGGAGCACATCGCCATGACACTGCTGCGCCGCTACGGCGTGATGTTCTGGCGCCTGCTCGAGCGCGAGGCCGCGTGGCTGCCGGCATGGCGAGAACTGCTGCCGGTGTACCATCGGCTGGAGGCGCGCGGCGAGATTCGCGGCGGCCGTTTCGTGGCCGGCCTGTCGGGCGAGCAGTTCGCGCTGCCCGAGGCGATTCCGCTGCTGCGCGAGATGCGCCCCCGGCCGCACGACGGCGGCTTTGTCGGCATCTCCGGGGTCGACCCGCTCAACCTGTGTGGCACCCTGCTGCCGGGCGATAAGGTGCCGGCGCTGGCCGGCAACCGCGTGCTGTTCCGCGACGGCCTGCCGGTGGCCGCCATCGTCGCCGGCAAATTCCGCTACCTGCAAACGCCCGACCCGGCCGAGCGCGAACTGCTGCACGCCCAACTGGTCGCGCGCCGATAG
- a CDS encoding LysR family transcriptional regulator, whose protein sequence is MDIEELQTFVEVADAGGISPAAFRLGVSKSIVSRRLARLEDELRMQLLSRTTRGAALTEAGLTFRDYAARACAEIELGKETMQPVGELSGRLRISAPLAFGPTHFAPILAEMARRHPLLHIHTCYSDHVVDLVTEGYDCAIRLGVLPDSNLVARYIGPICCTVVASPEYVKAHGAPESIAELMDHQALTRGTDAWQFMDGENIVSLRPQGRFKADNGTALIAASLAGLGIARVPTVLVQQHLDAGELVPVMRKHPIPPAGAYVVRPPGQRTTSKVRILTDLLVERFNKTLAGACVSHQRAADKRCSTLLETASH, encoded by the coding sequence TTGGATATCGAAGAGCTACAGACCTTTGTCGAAGTTGCAGATGCTGGCGGCATTTCGCCCGCCGCATTTCGGCTTGGCGTGTCCAAGTCGATTGTCAGCCGCCGTCTCGCCCGCCTGGAAGACGAGTTGAGAATGCAATTGCTTTCGCGCACAACACGCGGCGCGGCATTGACGGAGGCTGGCCTCACTTTTCGGGACTACGCGGCCAGGGCTTGTGCCGAGATCGAACTCGGCAAGGAAACGATGCAGCCCGTGGGGGAGCTCAGCGGACGCCTGCGCATATCCGCGCCGCTCGCTTTCGGCCCGACTCACTTCGCGCCGATACTTGCCGAAATGGCGCGGCGCCACCCCTTGCTTCATATCCACACCTGCTACAGCGACCATGTCGTCGATCTCGTTACGGAGGGCTACGATTGCGCTATACGACTTGGTGTTCTTCCAGACTCGAATTTAGTGGCCCGATATATTGGGCCTATTTGTTGCACAGTCGTGGCCAGTCCGGAGTATGTCAAAGCACATGGGGCGCCCGAGTCGATTGCGGAGCTGATGGACCATCAGGCCCTGACGCGCGGCACCGACGCCTGGCAATTCATGGACGGAGAAAACATCGTCTCGCTACGGCCGCAAGGGCGCTTCAAAGCCGACAATGGCACGGCGTTGATCGCCGCCTCATTGGCGGGGCTGGGTATCGCGCGGGTTCCCACAGTCCTTGTTCAACAGCACCTGGATGCGGGTGAGCTCGTGCCCGTGATGCGGAAGCATCCGATACCGCCCGCCGGCGCGTATGTCGTGAGACCCCCTGGCCAGCGGACAACGAGCAAAGTTCGCATCCTGACCGATCTGCTCGTCGAGCGTTTTAACAAGACGCTCGCTGGCGCGTGCGTTTCCCATCAGCGCGCAGCGGATAAACGCTGTTCCACTTTGCTGGAAACAGCGTCGCACTAA
- a CDS encoding FAD-dependent oxidoreductase: MEKIGQDLLTLQRTPLAESHVAAIRSAGTEIRYPAGAVLVRPGETVEHFVYVEEGEIEVVNALTGERLIAATLGPTQFMAEISLLAGGSWSMAFRAAQDTRVIQVSRNEMLKLMAHFPEMSDIIITVLAARRRRQLETGLSSLVLIGEESHRGVRCIAEFASRNRVPYVSHTLGSADARTVALGASADPDQPAVIFGKDMVVTDPTPAKIARLIGLNQDLIHDEAVDVLIVGGGPAGVSAGVYAGAEGLSALVVEDIAIGGQAGTSSRVENYMGFPTGISGADLVWRGQVQAMKFGTRFAMPLRVDFLEKLDDGGFCATFNNGKRVRSSAVVIATGVQYRRLPIKRFAEFEGAGIYYSATENEARYCHDAEVIVLGGGNSAGQAAMFLSRVAARVRLLVRGESLAASMSSYLSSRLEAHPAITIEYGAQVVGVHGDDRMEAVTIRKGDAEEMVDTCALFVMVGAVPNTAWLADLVQLDDKGFVLTGGDVQGTSAYAASCPGVFAVGDVRAGSAKRVAASVGEGSVVISGVWNYLSSTRD; the protein is encoded by the coding sequence GTGGAGAAAATCGGGCAGGACCTGTTGACCTTGCAGCGGACCCCGTTGGCGGAATCGCACGTTGCCGCGATCCGCAGCGCGGGCACCGAAATCCGCTATCCGGCAGGCGCCGTGCTGGTCCGGCCCGGCGAGACAGTGGAGCATTTCGTCTATGTCGAGGAAGGCGAGATCGAAGTTGTGAACGCCCTCACCGGCGAGCGATTAATCGCCGCCACGCTCGGACCAACCCAGTTCATGGCGGAGATTTCGCTCCTTGCCGGCGGCAGCTGGTCGATGGCGTTTCGAGCGGCGCAGGACACCAGGGTAATACAGGTGTCCCGCAACGAGATGCTGAAGCTGATGGCGCACTTCCCCGAGATGTCGGACATTATCATCACGGTGCTTGCCGCGCGGCGCCGGCGGCAGCTGGAGACCGGACTCAGCTCCCTGGTGCTGATCGGCGAGGAGTCGCACCGGGGCGTCCGATGCATTGCCGAATTTGCCAGTCGCAACCGGGTCCCGTATGTCTCCCACACGCTTGGCAGCGCCGATGCGCGGACGGTGGCGCTGGGCGCCTCCGCCGATCCCGACCAACCCGCCGTGATCTTCGGCAAGGACATGGTCGTCACCGATCCCACGCCGGCGAAGATTGCCCGGCTGATCGGACTGAACCAGGACCTCATACACGACGAAGCGGTCGACGTGCTGATCGTCGGCGGTGGCCCGGCAGGCGTCTCGGCAGGCGTCTACGCGGGCGCCGAGGGGCTCAGCGCGCTGGTGGTCGAGGACATTGCGATCGGCGGCCAGGCCGGTACGTCGAGCAGGGTCGAGAACTACATGGGTTTCCCGACCGGTATTTCTGGCGCGGACCTGGTCTGGCGCGGACAGGTACAGGCGATGAAATTCGGTACGCGGTTCGCCATGCCGCTGCGCGTCGACTTCCTGGAGAAACTCGACGACGGCGGTTTTTGCGCCACGTTCAATAACGGAAAACGGGTCCGGTCCAGCGCCGTGGTGATCGCGACGGGCGTGCAGTATCGCCGCCTGCCGATCAAGCGCTTCGCCGAATTCGAGGGCGCCGGGATCTACTACTCCGCCACCGAGAACGAGGCGCGCTACTGCCACGACGCGGAAGTGATCGTGCTCGGCGGCGGTAACTCCGCCGGACAGGCCGCGATGTTTCTCAGCCGCGTCGCCGCCCGGGTTCGTCTGCTGGTCCGTGGCGAGTCGCTGGCCGCCTCGATGTCGAGCTACCTCTCGTCCCGCCTCGAAGCCCATCCCGCCATCACGATCGAATACGGCGCCCAGGTGGTTGGCGTGCATGGCGATGACAGGATGGAAGCGGTGACCATCCGCAAAGGCGATGCGGAGGAGATGGTCGACACCTGCGCGTTGTTTGTGATGGTCGGCGCCGTGCCGAATACCGCTTGGCTTGCAGACTTGGTGCAGCTCGATGACAAGGGCTTCGTGCTGACCGGAGGCGACGTGCAGGGCACGTCGGCCTACGCAGCCTCCTGCCCGGGCGTCTTCGCCGTCGGCGACGTCCGCGCCGGTTCGGCCAAGCGCGTTGCCGCATCGGTTGGCGAAGGCTCGGTCGTCATCTCCGGCGTGTGGAATTACCTCAGTTCGACGAGAGACTAA
- a CDS encoding hydrolase, with translation MASEKIRNPQTDHLLTPENSMFIVIDYQPVQVSSIRSMSRDELVFNIVSTAKAAVNYKLPIVHTTVNVKSGRNQPPIAGLQEVLGHLPTYDRTTVNSWEDTEFKDAVKAFGRKKLIMTALWTEVCLAFPALDAIQEGYEVYVVVDAVGGTSVAAHEAALRRMEQAGVKLISRVQLYCELQRDWAREATVPGFMGVFENYDGFNAEKALQEAGKK, from the coding sequence ATGGCATCTGAAAAAATCCGCAACCCTCAAACCGACCACCTGCTGACGCCCGAAAATTCGATGTTCATCGTCATCGACTATCAGCCCGTTCAGGTATCGTCCATCCGCTCGATGTCGCGCGACGAGCTGGTGTTCAACATCGTCAGCACCGCCAAGGCGGCAGTGAACTACAAGCTGCCGATCGTCCACACGACCGTCAACGTCAAGTCGGGCCGTAACCAGCCTCCGATTGCCGGCCTGCAGGAGGTGCTCGGCCACCTGCCGACCTACGACCGTACTACGGTCAACTCCTGGGAGGACACGGAGTTCAAAGACGCGGTGAAGGCCTTCGGCCGAAAGAAGCTGATCATGACCGCGCTGTGGACGGAAGTATGCCTGGCGTTTCCTGCGCTTGACGCCATTCAGGAAGGCTACGAAGTCTATGTGGTGGTTGACGCCGTCGGCGGCACCTCGGTTGCCGCGCACGAGGCAGCGCTTCGTCGCATGGAGCAGGCAGGCGTAAAGCTCATCAGCCGCGTTCAGCTGTATTGCGAGCTTCAGCGTGACTGGGCACGTGAAGCGACGGTACCAGGATTCATGGGCGTATTCGAGAACTACGACGGCTTCAACGCTGAAAAGGCGCTGCAGGAAGCCGGTAAGAAGTAA
- a CDS encoding antibiotic biosynthesis monooxygenase, translating to MSTLFIVFGLKAKEGKADELRVDLSRLVEPSRNEDGNIRYDLLEDKDAPGHFVLVEEWSSAEARAKHHEHGPHIKHFEEHGVKNVDKTEFGRVLNRVL from the coding sequence ATGAGTACATTATTTATTGTTTTCGGATTGAAGGCCAAAGAGGGTAAGGCGGACGAACTCCGTGTTGATCTTTCCAGGCTGGTCGAGCCTTCCCGCAACGAAGATGGCAATATCCGTTACGACTTGTTGGAAGATAAGGACGCCCCCGGCCATTTTGTATTGGTAGAAGAGTGGTCGTCCGCCGAAGCGCGCGCGAAGCATCATGAACATGGTCCACATATCAAGCACTTCGAGGAACATGGTGTGAAGAACGTCGATAAGACCGAATTCGGACGTGTGTTGAATCGCGTCCTTTGA
- a CDS encoding LysR family transcriptional regulator — MNNSFEELRTFVAVVRGRTISAAARELGVVKSAVSRRLSDLENRLGVRLINRTSRTLTLTDSGAELYERALRLMADLQDAEQAASQGAFNAIGTLRISVPVSFSAHCLAPVLHQFLTQNPQLDLEIDTTDRQVDLVREGYDLALRITKLKDSSLVARGIAPIHHALCASPAYISQHGAPRTLQDLAHHKLIAYTFTEPRDRWTFKNGEQISITPNVRISNGDSIREAIIGGYGIAYLPTFIIYDAVREGKLKILLPETLREPLGLSAVYPSSRHVATKVRRFVDFCVAQFGDRPFWDDIIIARP; from the coding sequence ATGAATAATTCATTTGAAGAGTTGCGCACGTTTGTCGCAGTTGTTCGCGGGCGTACCATCAGCGCCGCCGCGCGCGAACTGGGAGTGGTGAAATCGGCCGTGAGCCGCCGCCTGTCAGACCTTGAAAACAGGCTCGGCGTCCGGCTGATCAATCGCACCAGCCGCACCCTCACCCTGACCGACAGTGGTGCCGAACTCTATGAGCGGGCGCTGCGGCTGATGGCGGATCTGCAGGATGCCGAACAGGCGGCCTCGCAGGGCGCCTTCAACGCCATCGGCACGTTGCGCATCTCTGTGCCGGTGTCATTTTCGGCCCACTGCCTGGCCCCTGTGCTGCATCAGTTCTTGACGCAAAATCCGCAATTGGATCTGGAAATCGACACCACCGACCGGCAAGTCGATCTGGTACGCGAGGGCTACGACCTCGCCCTTCGGATCACCAAGCTGAAAGATTCTTCACTGGTCGCGCGTGGTATCGCACCGATACATCATGCGCTGTGCGCAAGCCCCGCTTACATTTCGCAGCACGGTGCCCCGCGCACGCTGCAAGACCTCGCGCACCACAAGTTGATTGCATACACATTTACCGAGCCTCGGGATCGCTGGACGTTCAAGAATGGAGAGCAGATAAGTATCACGCCGAACGTGAGGATTTCAAATGGCGACTCGATCAGGGAAGCGATCATCGGCGGATACGGCATCGCCTATCTGCCGACGTTTATCATCTACGACGCGGTGCGCGAAGGGAAATTGAAAATCCTGTTACCGGAGACCTTGCGCGAGCCGCTCGGCTTAAGCGCCGTCTACCCGTCGAGCCGCCATGTCGCCACCAAGGTCCGGCGCTTCGTCGACTTCTGCGTCGCCCAGTTTGGGGATAGACCGTTTTGGGACGACATCATCATCGCGCGTCCGTGA